Proteins encoded by one window of Sorex araneus isolate mSorAra2 chromosome 3, mSorAra2.pri, whole genome shotgun sequence:
- the LOC101544503 gene encoding putative olfactory receptor 8G2 yields the protein MHMNIHLCFFSPLESTERTMGSGNDSTVTEFILTGLTDRPELQLPLLLLFLGIYVFTAVGNLGMIILVSLSSNLHTPMYYFLSSLSFIDFCQSTVITPKMLVNFVAQKNIISYPECMTQLYGFLIFAIAECHMLSAMAYDRYVAICSPLLYNVIMSPHICFLLTMGVYTWGIVGSSIHIGFMLRLSFCKTNVVNHYFCDLLPLFGISCSSTSINELILLILSAFNIMVPSLTILASYTFILSSILRIRSTEGRSKAFSTCSSHISAVTIFFGSLTVIYLQPSSANSMGQGKISSVFYTIIVPMLNPLIYSLRNKDVNLALKKILESRKHS from the coding sequence ATGCACATGAATATTCActtatgctttttttcccctttggaatCTACAGAGAGGACAATGGGCTCTGGAAATGATTCCACAGTGACTGAGTTCATCCTCACTGGACTAACAGACCGGCCAGAACTCCAACTaccgctcctcctcctcttcctaggAATCTATGTGTTCACTGCAGTGGGGAACCTGGGCATGATCATCCTCGTCAGCCTCAGTTCTaacctccacacccccatgtactatTTCCTCAGCAGCTTGTCCTTCATTGATTTCTGTCAATCCACTGTCATCACCCCCAAAATGCTGGTGAATTTTGTGGCTCAGAAAAACATCATCTCCTACCCAGAATGCATGACTCAGCTCTATGGATTCCTTATTTTTGCTATTGCAGAGTGTCACATGTTATCTGCCATGGCATATGACCGCTATGTTGCCATCTGTAGCCCCTTACTCTATAATGTTATCATGTCACCTCACATTTGCTTCCTGCTCACCATGGGAGTTTATACATGGGGTATTGTTGGATCTTCAATCCATATAGGTTTTATGTTAAGACTGTCTTTCTGTAAGACCAATGTGGTCAACCATTATTTCTGTGATCTTCTTCCACTCTTTGGAATATCCTGTTCCAGCACCTCCATCAATGAATTGATACTTCTAATCTTAAGTGCATTTAACATTATGGTCCCTTCCTTAACCATCCTTGCCTCCTACACCTTTATCCTCTCCAGCATTCTCCGCATTCGCTCCACAGAGGGTAGGTCCAAAGCCTTCAGCACCTGCAGCTCCCACATCTCAGCTGTTACTATTTTCTTTGGTTCCTTAACCGTCATATACCTGCAGCCATCCTCTGCGAACTCTATGGGCCAAGGGAAAATCTCCTCTGTGTTTTACACCATCATTGtgcccatgctgaaccccttgaTCTATAGTTTGAGAAATAAAGATGTCAATTTAGCCCTGAAAAAAATCTTGGAGAGTAGAAAACATTCCTGA
- the LOC101539500 gene encoding olfactory receptor 8G1-like, whose translation MPTGNDSMITKFILAGLTDQPELQLPLLLLFLGIYVVTAVGNLGMIILISLSSNLHTPMYYFLSSLSFIDLCHSTVITPKMLVNFVAEKNIISYPECITQLYFFLVFAISECYMLAAMAYDRYVAICSPLLYNVIMSYQACFSLILGVYTIGVVCAFVHTGCLLRIHFCKFDVINNYFCDLISFLRLSCSSTYVNELLILIFSAINILAPSLTILASYMFIIASIFRISSTEGRSKAFSTCSSHVMAVTIFYGSAAFVYLQPSSMSSTDQGKVSSVFYTIVVPMLNPLIYSLRNKDVNVALKKIKDKRIFL comes from the coding sequence ATGCCTACAGGAAATGATTCCATGATCACTAAGTTCATCCTCGCGGGGCTGACAGACCAGCCAGAGCTCCAACtaccactcctcctcctcttcctcggaATCTATGTGGTCACTGCAGTGGGGAACCTGGGCATGATCATCCTCATAAGCCTCAGTTCTAACCTCCACACCCCAATGTACTATTTCCTCAGCAGCTTGTCCTTCATTGACCTCTGCCATTCCACGGTCATCACCCCAAAAATGCTGGTGAATTTTGTGGCTGAGAAGAACAtcatctcctatcccgagtgCATAACTCAGCTCTATTTCTTCCTTGTCTTTGCTATCTCAGAGTGTTACATGCTAGCTGCCATGGCATATGACCGCTATGTTGCCATCTGTAGCCCCTTGCTCTACAATGTCATCATGTCCTACCAGGCATGTTTCTCCCTGATACTGGGCGTGTATACCATAGGTGTGGTGTGTGCCTTTGTTCATACAGGCTGTCTGCTGAGAATTCATTTCTGTAAATTTGATGTGATCAATAATTACTTCTGtgatcttatttcttttcttaggcTCTCTTGCTCTAGCACCTATGTCAATGAACTACTCATTCTAATCTTTAGTGCAATTAATATCCTTGCCCCAAGCCTCACCATTCTTGCATCCTACATGTTCATAATTGCCAGCATCTTTCGCATTAGCTCCACAGAGGGCAGGTCCAAAGCCTTCAGCACTTGTAGCTCCCACGTGATGGCGGTTACAATCTTCTATGGCTCTGCAGCCTTCGTGTACCTGCAGCCATCATCCATGAGCTCCACTGACCAAGGCAAAGTGTCCTCTGTATTTTATACTATTGTTGTGCCCATGCTGAACCCCCTGATCTATAGCCTACGGAATAAGGATGTCAATGTTGCtctgaagaaaattaaagataaaagaatATTCTTGTGA
- the LOC129403438 gene encoding putative olfactory receptor 8G3 → MGSGNDSTVTEFILTGLTDQPELQLPLLILFLGIYVFTAVGNLGMIILVSLSSNLHTPMYYFLCSLSFIDFCQSTIITPKMLVNFVTEKNTISYPECMTQLYFFVIFAIAECHMLAAMAYDRYVAICSPLLYNVIMSPHICFLLTMGVYIWSIIGSSIHTGFVLRLSFCKTNVVNHYFCDLLPLFGISCSSTSINELILLIMSAFNIMIPSLTILASYTFILSSILRIRSTEGRSKAFSTCSSHISAVTIFFGSLTVIYLQPSSANSMGQGKISSVFYTIIVPMLNPLIYSLRNKDVNLALKKILESRKHS, encoded by the coding sequence ATGGGTTCTGGAAATGATTCCACAGTAACTGAGTTCATCCTCACTGGGTTGACAGACCAGCCAGAACTCCAACTACcgctcctcatcctcttcctcggAATCTATGTGTTCACTGCAGTGGGGAACCTGGGCATGATCATCCTCGTCAGCCTCAGTTCTaacctccacacccccatgtattATTTCCTCTGCAGCTTGTCCTTCATTGATTTCTGTCAATCCACTATCATTACCCCCAAAATGCTGGTGAATTTTGTGACTGAGAAAAACACCATCTCCTACCCAGAATGCATGACTCAGCtctatttctttgtcatttttgcTATTGCAGAGTGTCACATGTTAGCTGCCATGGCATATGACCGCTATGTTGCCATCTGTAGCCCATTACTCTATAATGTTATCATGTCCCCTCACATCTGCTTCCTGCTCACCATGGGAGTTTACATATGGAGCATCATTGGCTCTTCAATCCATACAGGCTTTGTGTTAAGACTGTCTTTCTGTAAGACCAATGTGGTCAACCATTATTTCTGTGATCTTCTTCCACTCTTTGGAATATCCTGTTCCAGCACCTCCATCAATGAGTTGATACTTCTAATCATGAGTGCATTTAACATTATGATCCCTTCCTTAACCATCCTTGCCTCTTACACCTTTATCCTCTCCAGCATTCTCCGCATTCGCTCCACAGAGGGTAGGTCCAAAGCCTTCAGCACCTGCAGCTCCCACATCTCAGCTGTTACTATTTTCTTTGGTTCCTTAACCGTCATATACCTGCAGCCATCCTCTGCGAACTCCATGGGCCAAGGGAAAATCTCCTCTGTATTTTACACCATCATTGtgcccatgctgaaccccttgaTCTATAGTTTGAGGAATAAAGATGTCAATTTAGCCCTGAAAAAAATCCTGGAGAGTAGAAAACATTCCTGA
- the LOC101544770 gene encoding olfactory receptor 149-like, with translation MRNRTVVTEFVLLGIPHTENLQSLLFALFLSFYIFTLMGNLLILLAIVSSPRLHTPMYFFLCKLSIFDIFFPSVSSPKMLFYLSGNSRAISYAGCVCQLFFYHFLGCTECFLYTVMAYDRFVAICYPLRYSVIMSHRACAVLALGTSLFGCVQAIFLTALTFQLPYCGPNEVDYYFCDIPVMLKLACADTSVLELVGFIAVGLMPLSCFLLILASYSRIVYSILQIRSNEGRRRAFSTCSAHLTAILLSFMPVVLIYLQPTPNPWLNATVQVLNNLVTPMLNPMIYSLRNKEVKSSLRTALQRVGLSPEK, from the coding sequence ATGAGGAATCGCACGGTGGTGACGGAGTTTGTCCTGCTGGGCATCCCGCACACAGAGAACTTGCAGTCCCTGCTCTTCGCCCTGTTCTTGTCCTTCTACATCTTCACACTCATGGGGAATCTGCTCATCCTCCTGGCCATCGTCTCCTCCCCGcgcctccacacgcccatgtacttcttcctgtgcAAACTGTCCATCTTTGACATCTTCTTCCCCTCGGTGAGCTCCCCCAAGATGCTCTTCTACCTGTCGGGGAACAGCCGTGCCATCTCGTACGCGGGCTGCGTGTGCCAGCTCTTCTTCTACCACTTCCTGGGCTGCACCGAGTGTTTCCTGTACACGGTCATGGCCTACGACCGCTTCGTGGCCATCTGCTACCCGCTGCGCTACTCGGTCATCATGAGCCACAGGGCGTGCGCCGTGCTGGCCCTGGGCACCTCCCTGTTCGGCTGCGTCCAGGCCATCTTCCTCACGGCGCTCACCTTCCAGCTGCCCTACTGCGGCCCCAACGAGGTGGACTACTACTTCTGCGACATCCCCGTGATGCTGAAGCTGGCCTGTGCGGACACGTCAGTGCTGGAGCTGGTGGGTTTCATTGCCGTGGGCCTCATGCCGCTCAGCTGCTTCCTCCTCATCCTCGCCTCCTACAGCCGCATCGTCTACTCCATCCTGCAGATCCGCTCCAACGAAGGCCGCCGCCGCGCTTTCTCCACCTGCAGCGCCCACCTCACGGCAATCCTGCTCTCGTTTATGCCCGTGGTCCTCATCTACCTGcagcccacccccaacccctggctTAATGCCACTGTTCAGGTTCTGAATAAcctggtcacccccatgctgaaccccatGATCTATAGTTTGAGAAACAAGGAGGTGAAATCATCCCTGCGGACGGCGCTGCAGCGGGTGGGCCTCTCCCCTGAGAAGTGA